One stretch of Candidatus Aminicenantes bacterium DNA includes these proteins:
- the fsa gene encoding fructose-6-phosphate aldolase has product MKFFLDTANLEEIREVAGWGVLDGVTTNPSLVAKENLKFEDLVRRICGLCSGPVSAEAVSEKAPEIIVEGRRLAALAPNIVVKIPITVEGLKAIKVLASEGIAVNTTLIFSAGQALMAAKAGARFVSPFIGRLDDVSQDGMGLIEEIAGIFENYSFDCQIIVASVRHPRHVIDAALIGADICTIPFSVMDKLVRHPLTDLGVEKFLKDWGQALK; this is encoded by the coding sequence ATGAAGTTCTTTCTCGACACCGCCAACCTGGAGGAAATCCGCGAAGTCGCCGGCTGGGGCGTCCTCGACGGCGTGACGACCAATCCCTCGCTGGTGGCCAAGGAAAACCTCAAGTTCGAGGATCTCGTCCGCCGGATCTGCGGGCTCTGTTCCGGCCCCGTCAGCGCCGAGGCCGTCTCGGAGAAAGCGCCCGAGATCATCGTCGAAGGCCGCCGGCTGGCGGCTCTGGCCCCCAACATCGTCGTCAAGATCCCCATCACGGTCGAGGGCTTGAAGGCCATCAAGGTGTTGGCCTCCGAAGGGATCGCCGTCAACACGACGCTCATCTTCTCGGCGGGCCAGGCGCTGATGGCCGCCAAGGCCGGCGCCCGTTTCGTCAGCCCCTTCATCGGGCGGCTCGACGACGTGTCGCAAGACGGCATGGGCCTGATCGAGGAGATCGCCGGCATCTTCGAGAACTATAGCTTCGACTGTCAGATCATCGTGGCCAGTGTCCGCCATCCCCGCCATGTCATCGACGCGGCCCTGATCGGGGCCGACATCTGCACCATCCCGTTCTCGGTGATGGACAAGCTCGTCCGTCATCCTTTGACCGATCTGGGGGTTGAAAAGTTCCTCAAGGACTGGGGCCAAGCCTTGAAGTGA
- the hslU gene encoding ATP-dependent protease ATPase subunit HslU yields the protein MAEDKDFEVERTPREIVAELDKYIIGQTAAKKAVSIALRNRFRRRRVPGALAEEITPKNILMIGPTGVGKTEISRRLAKLTSSPFLKIEASKFTEVGYVGRDVESIVRDLVRMSVDLVRQEKAAETLDKAAAGVEEKLLDLLVPPPRRHDAPPTEDEYQSLFETREKMRKQLRDGLLEDRVVEVEVKDKPSGPMDIFANSGMEDIGIQIQEILPGFAGKSKKRKVKVHEARELLLDEEQRRLIDMDQVSRLAIERVERSGIVFLDELDKIAGRERGQGPEVSREGVQRDLLPIVEGTTVHTRYGLVKTDHVLFIGAGAFNVAKPSDLIPELQGRFPIRVELQSLVKADFVRILTEPENALIKQYAALMATEGIRVDFAADAIDEIAQIAEDVNREAEDIGARRLHTILEKVMEEIAFRAPDLDSKHVTIDRAYVQAQLRDVLKSQDLKKFIL from the coding sequence ATGGCCGAAGACAAGGATTTCGAAGTCGAGCGCACGCCGCGCGAGATCGTGGCCGAGCTCGATAAATACATCATCGGGCAGACCGCGGCCAAGAAGGCCGTCTCCATCGCCCTGCGCAACCGCTTCCGGCGCCGCCGCGTCCCGGGGGCCCTGGCCGAGGAGATCACGCCCAAGAACATCCTGATGATCGGGCCGACCGGCGTCGGCAAGACCGAGATCAGCCGCCGCCTGGCCAAGCTGACCTCCTCGCCCTTCCTGAAAATCGAAGCCAGCAAGTTCACCGAAGTGGGCTATGTCGGGCGCGACGTGGAATCCATTGTCCGCGACCTGGTCCGCATGTCCGTGGACTTGGTCCGCCAGGAGAAGGCGGCCGAGACCCTGGACAAGGCCGCGGCCGGAGTGGAGGAAAAGCTTCTCGATCTGCTGGTGCCGCCGCCCCGCCGCCACGACGCGCCGCCCACCGAGGACGAGTACCAAAGCCTTTTCGAGACCCGCGAGAAGATGCGCAAACAGCTCCGCGACGGCCTGCTCGAGGACCGCGTCGTGGAGGTTGAGGTCAAGGACAAGCCCTCCGGGCCGATGGATATCTTCGCCAACTCCGGGATGGAGGACATCGGCATCCAGATCCAGGAGATCCTGCCCGGGTTCGCCGGCAAGAGCAAGAAGCGCAAGGTTAAAGTGCACGAAGCCCGCGAGCTTCTGCTGGACGAAGAGCAGCGCCGCCTCATCGATATGGACCAGGTCAGCCGCCTGGCCATCGAGCGGGTGGAGCGCTCCGGCATCGTCTTCCTGGACGAGCTCGATAAGATCGCCGGCCGCGAGAGGGGCCAGGGACCCGAGGTCAGCCGGGAAGGCGTTCAGCGCGATCTGCTGCCGATCGTCGAGGGCACGACCGTCCACACCCGCTACGGCCTGGTCAAGACCGACCATGTCCTGTTCATCGGGGCGGGGGCTTTCAACGTGGCCAAGCCGTCGGACCTCATTCCGGAGCTCCAAGGCCGCTTCCCGATCCGGGTCGAGCTGCAATCGCTGGTCAAGGCCGATTTCGTCCGGATCCTGACCGAGCCGGAGAACGCCCTGATCAAGCAATACGCGGCTTTGATGGCCACCGAGGGCATCCGAGTGGATTTCGCCGCCGACGCCATCGACGAAATTGCCCAGATCGCCGAAGACGTCAATCGCGAGGCCGAGGATATCGGCGCCCGGCGGTTGCATACGATCCTGGAAAAGGTCATGGAGGAGATCGCCTTCCGGGCTCCCGATCTCGACTCCAAGCACGTGACCATCGACCGGGCCTACGTCCAGGCTCAGCTGCGGGACGTGCTCAAGAGCCAGGATCTCAAGAAATTCATCCTATGA
- a CDS encoding translocation/assembly module TamB domain-containing protein: MNKFRRLRRFVVSLTILALLVGAGIVVKNIVLRQIRVRIESTLHYAKLRLTVIPPAIILEDVRSATASPYFSAQKVVLRFSYLTLFKRDRPLTVFIDQPVVRLYEADPSRPPAKLDLRLPFSIQSGYILNGDFSYWSRGVSVRATGLKAAFRQVKDSFTLEVLAPEATVRAEAMDHPVNGRIQGLVEGRGNRLSLHRLTFDGPDILVKLNGLFFNADRLTYDLQALVHAPAGRLADFLNLPFIWDGQLEAEGKVSNTAGALAVSASVRSPALRLNGDLVGRVEGPLIMSPGPRGTLRLTLHKESAPVESVDIDFRPGLVEGTAKGFRVDPIVKDFRIPWPVRSPVDGTFRVESGLVRVKASFVDDPAALPASGRFAFRGPIDLTWNGRQKRLDFSSEKLETVFGTLRASGRVEIGGEVGVVLNGNVSDVRQARAFTSLILRDPLRFPEIRGRGTTEVKILGPFRSPQVKIGFSLAPAGFAAFNAAAVDGLLEVAGGEVTGLFKVDDPDAKGDLRLAVKGGEVVVRAQVEDAQVERILTALNLSLPFKGRASGDLTIRSSPAGLGLTGNLKADVLEAAGLRLTGVTTGLGWSSPSSEIRLTDLEAGLFGGRVFGRLRIGFADKTYDADLKAEGMDLAGLTEGLRGTVGFALAGRGSLDGEFAKGPFAVKGLGFRAFGPADASGTIEAGFQAGRPMVRMAGKLDPGGNEISASFTAPGGGEGFVLSARGHLLNPALFGSLTGVQAELDFLADVRGGGKGIQVDGAVDIKGKLLPIPGFPHALTDFSALIRVQNNKAALRSFQGRLAGGEVQGTGEVRFGSQGLETADLSIDGRSLTLVLIEGTRMLADIGLRLEGTNGRLALSGNVDVRQLSWRREFSDKLVFAFSPRLEPKAGRSLFDGLALDIRLRADENVLLENAMGRIQSRFDLTLAGTVEAPVVLGEIEALRGEVFFQGRTFRILKGRLSFFNPASIEPYLDFRGETFLKDYRVTFSLSGRMDRLQPEFASSPPLPPEDVLALLALGESFKRTYSYEASAQMGTGSLLSFQLAEQAQKRAEKLFALDSLRIDPFVLGASTEMTARLTVGKKISRNIILLYSTNLTSQREDLIRLEWDFTQSFALVAVRDERGRLSLDVKVRKRF; the protein is encoded by the coding sequence ATGAATAAATTCCGCAGGCTTCGCCGTTTCGTCGTCTCCCTGACGATCCTGGCGCTGCTCGTCGGGGCGGGGATCGTCGTCAAGAACATCGTCCTGCGGCAAATCCGGGTCCGGATCGAGTCGACGCTTCACTATGCTAAGCTCCGGCTGACCGTCATTCCTCCCGCCATCATCCTCGAGGATGTCCGGTCCGCCACCGCTTCGCCCTACTTCTCGGCCCAGAAGGTCGTCCTGCGCTTTTCATACCTCACCCTGTTCAAACGAGACCGCCCCTTGACGGTCTTCATCGATCAGCCCGTTGTGCGGCTTTACGAGGCCGACCCATCGCGGCCGCCCGCCAAACTCGACCTGCGTTTGCCCTTCTCCATCCAGAGCGGCTACATCCTGAACGGCGATTTTTCTTATTGGAGCCGGGGCGTATCCGTCCGGGCGACGGGCCTGAAAGCGGCGTTCCGGCAGGTCAAGGACAGCTTCACGCTTGAAGTGCTGGCGCCCGAGGCCACCGTCCGGGCGGAGGCCATGGATCATCCCGTCAATGGCCGAATCCAGGGCCTGGTTGAAGGAAGGGGCAACCGGCTCTCCCTTCACCGCTTGACCTTCGACGGCCCCGACATCCTGGTCAAGCTGAACGGCCTCTTTTTCAATGCCGACCGGCTGACCTACGATCTTCAGGCCCTGGTTCACGCGCCGGCGGGCCGCCTGGCCGATTTTCTGAATCTTCCGTTTATTTGGGACGGTCAGCTCGAGGCCGAAGGCAAGGTGTCCAATACCGCGGGCGCGCTGGCCGTGAGTGCCTCCGTCCGCAGCCCCGCGCTGCGCCTCAACGGAGATCTCGTCGGCCGCGTCGAGGGGCCTCTGATCATGAGCCCGGGTCCGCGCGGAACCCTGCGTCTTACGCTGCACAAGGAATCCGCTCCGGTCGAAAGTGTCGACATCGACTTCCGGCCCGGTCTCGTTGAGGGAACCGCCAAAGGCTTTCGGGTCGACCCGATCGTCAAGGATTTCCGGATTCCCTGGCCCGTCCGTTCCCCGGTCGATGGGACCTTCAGGGTCGAGAGCGGGCTGGTCCGGGTCAAGGCGTCCTTCGTCGACGATCCGGCCGCGCTGCCGGCCTCCGGGCGGTTCGCCTTCCGCGGCCCGATCGACCTGACCTGGAACGGGCGCCAAAAACGGCTCGATTTCAGCTCGGAAAAGCTCGAGACCGTCTTCGGCACCCTGCGGGCCTCGGGCCGGGTCGAGATCGGCGGTGAAGTCGGCGTCGTCCTCAACGGGAACGTCTCCGACGTCCGGCAGGCCAGGGCGTTCACTTCGCTGATCCTGCGGGATCCCCTCCGGTTCCCGGAGATCAGGGGGCGAGGGACGACCGAGGTCAAAATCCTGGGGCCGTTTCGAAGCCCCCAGGTCAAGATCGGCTTCTCGCTGGCCCCGGCCGGTTTTGCCGCGTTCAACGCCGCCGCCGTCGACGGCTTGCTCGAAGTCGCCGGGGGCGAAGTGACGGGCCTTTTTAAGGTCGATGATCCGGACGCCAAAGGCGACCTCAGGCTGGCGGTCAAAGGCGGGGAGGTCGTCGTCCGCGCCCAGGTGGAGGATGCCCAGGTCGAGCGGATTCTGACCGCCCTGAATCTGTCGCTTCCGTTCAAGGGCCGCGCCTCCGGCGACCTGACCATCCGATCCTCGCCGGCGGGGCTGGGGCTGACGGGGAACCTGAAAGCCGATGTTCTGGAGGCGGCCGGCCTGCGGTTGACCGGTGTCACGACGGGGTTGGGATGGAGTTCGCCGTCATCGGAAATCCGGCTCACGGATCTCGAGGCCGGCTTATTCGGCGGCCGGGTTTTCGGCCGCCTCCGCATCGGCTTCGCGGACAAGACATACGACGCCGACTTAAAAGCCGAGGGCATGGACCTGGCGGGCTTGACCGAAGGCCTGCGAGGCACTGTGGGATTCGCCTTGGCCGGCCGGGGTTCGTTGGACGGCGAATTCGCCAAGGGCCCTTTCGCCGTCAAGGGCTTGGGTTTCCGCGCCTTCGGGCCGGCGGACGCGTCCGGTACAATTGAAGCCGGGTTCCAGGCCGGCCGGCCTATGGTTCGCATGGCCGGGAAGCTCGACCCGGGCGGAAACGAGATCTCGGCTTCGTTCACCGCCCCCGGGGGCGGCGAAGGATTTGTTCTTTCGGCCCGGGGCCATCTCCTCAACCCCGCCCTGTTCGGGTCCTTGACCGGTGTCCAGGCCGAGCTCGACTTTCTGGCCGATGTCCGGGGCGGCGGGAAGGGGATTCAGGTGGATGGAGCCGTCGACATCAAGGGGAAGCTCCTGCCGATCCCGGGTTTCCCCCACGCTCTAACCGATTTTTCCGCGCTCATCCGCGTCCAGAACAACAAAGCCGCCCTGCGGTCTTTCCAAGGCCGGCTGGCCGGCGGCGAAGTCCAGGGTACGGGCGAAGTGCGTTTCGGCAGCCAGGGCCTGGAAACGGCGGATCTTTCCATCGACGGCCGGAGCCTGACGCTGGTCCTGATCGAGGGGACACGCATGCTGGCCGATATCGGCCTCCGCCTGGAGGGGACAAACGGCCGGTTGGCCTTATCGGGCAACGTGGACGTCCGGCAATTGTCCTGGCGCCGAGAGTTCTCGGACAAGCTCGTCTTCGCCTTTTCGCCGCGCCTCGAGCCGAAGGCGGGACGATCCCTGTTCGACGGACTGGCGCTCGACATCCGCCTGCGGGCCGATGAAAACGTGCTCCTCGAGAACGCCATGGGCCGGATCCAGAGCCGTTTCGATCTGACTCTGGCGGGCACCGTCGAGGCTCCCGTCGTGCTGGGCGAGATCGAAGCCCTGCGCGGCGAAGTCTTTTTCCAAGGTCGGACTTTCCGGATTTTGAAAGGCCGGTTGAGCTTCTTCAACCCCGCCTCGATCGAGCCTTATCTCGATTTCCGGGGCGAGACGTTCCTCAAGGATTACCGCGTTACGTTCTCCCTGAGCGGCCGGATGGACCGCCTTCAGCCCGAGTTCGCTTCTTCGCCGCCGCTTCCGCCCGAGGATGTTCTGGCTCTGCTGGCCTTGGGCGAGTCCTTCAAGCGGACATACTCCTACGAGGCCAGTGCGCAAATGGGAACGGGTTCGCTGCTGTCGTTCCAGCTGGCCGAGCAGGCCCAAAAGCGGGCCGAGAAGCTCTTCGCCCTGGACAGCCTGCGAATCGATCCCTTCGTTCTGGGGGCGTCCACGGAAATGACCGCTCGCCTGACGGTGGGCAAGAAGATCTCTCGCAACATCATCCTCTTATACTCGACTAACCTGACCAGCCAGAGGGAAGACCTCATCCGGCTGGAATGGGACTTCACTCAAAGCTTCGCTCTCGTCGCCGTCCGCGACGAGCGCGGGCGGCTCAGCCTCGATGTCAAGGTTCGCAAGCGGTTCTAA
- a CDS encoding DUF362 domain-containing protein, which produces MAGNTLKRREFIGRSATLGAAALIGTQATKGWARTGRPDAQPIGLAVVSGTDAAAMTAKAVSILGGMGAFVPKGAKVALLPNVQSKHPGTFTKPEILRSVIKLCKAAGASEIACLSLLTQAHWDGAGLAQVVQEEGITLKLIPRDEANFKAVAIPGGQALTEARVPKELDGYDLYINMPITKDHAGNKFTGTLKNHMGLNSGASNRTFHKTNWKTDPADIEHLETCIVDLNTVFKPHLNIVDATEIITSNGPMGPGDLAKPGKIIAGVDRVAIDAYCAKEIIGLNPADVVCIRKAFERKLGEIDLRKVRIETAKV; this is translated from the coding sequence ATGGCCGGAAATACCCTAAAAAGACGCGAATTCATTGGGCGCAGCGCGACCCTCGGAGCGGCAGCCCTGATCGGAACTCAAGCGACGAAGGGCTGGGCCCGGACCGGGCGCCCGGACGCCCAGCCGATCGGTCTGGCCGTGGTCTCCGGCACGGACGCGGCCGCTATGACGGCCAAAGCCGTCTCGATCTTGGGCGGCATGGGAGCTTTCGTCCCCAAGGGGGCCAAGGTGGCCCTCCTGCCCAACGTCCAGAGCAAGCATCCCGGCACGTTCACCAAGCCCGAGATTCTGCGCTCCGTCATCAAGCTCTGCAAGGCGGCCGGGGCCTCCGAGATCGCCTGCTTGAGCCTGCTGACCCAGGCCCACTGGGACGGCGCCGGGCTGGCCCAGGTCGTCCAGGAAGAGGGGATCACGCTCAAGCTCATCCCCCGCGACGAGGCTAATTTCAAGGCCGTTGCGATCCCCGGCGGCCAGGCCTTGACGGAGGCCCGAGTGCCCAAGGAGCTCGACGGCTACGACCTCTATATCAACATGCCGATCACCAAGGATCATGCCGGAAACAAGTTCACCGGCACGCTCAAAAATCATATGGGGCTTAACTCCGGGGCCAGCAACCGGACCTTCCACAAAACCAACTGGAAGACCGACCCGGCCGACATCGAGCATTTGGAGACTTGCATCGTCGACCTCAACACCGTTTTCAAGCCCCATCTCAACATCGTCGACGCCACTGAGATCATCACCAGCAACGGGCCGATGGGACCCGGCGACCTGGCCAAGCCCGGCAAGATCATCGCCGGGGTGGACCGGGTGGCAATCGACGCCTACTGCGCCAAGGAGATCATCGGGCTGAACCCCGCGGACGTCGTCTGCATCCGCAAGGCCTTCGAGCGCAAGCTGGGCGAGATCGACCTGCGCAAAGTCCGGATCGAGACGGCCAAGGTCTGA
- a CDS encoding fumarylacetoacetate hydrolase family protein translates to MKFVRYAHRDEIGAGILEEDRIRPVRGSIFDSVQPEDRTIPLGQATLLAPVLPSKIVAVGLNYKDHAAERNKPLPDEPLLFLKPSTAVIGPHDAIIYPRMSRRVDYEGELAFVIGRRAYGLTEADKAEDYIFGYTCCNDVTARDLQDKDKQFTRAKSFDTFAALGPCLVTGLDPSALAIQTFLNGDLRQSSNTSNLIFPVPFLLWFISQVMTLLPGDVVTTGTPAGIGPMHPGDRVDIRIEGIGTLSNQVLKITSSA, encoded by the coding sequence ATGAAGTTCGTCCGCTACGCGCACCGCGACGAAATCGGGGCCGGGATTCTGGAGGAAGACCGGATCCGACCGGTCCGGGGCTCGATCTTCGATTCCGTCCAGCCCGAAGATCGAACGATTCCCCTCGGCCAAGCGACTCTTTTGGCGCCCGTCCTGCCTTCGAAGATCGTCGCCGTCGGGCTTAACTACAAAGACCATGCCGCGGAGCGGAACAAGCCTCTGCCCGACGAGCCCCTGCTCTTCCTCAAGCCGTCCACCGCGGTTATCGGCCCCCACGACGCGATCATCTATCCCCGCATGTCCCGCCGGGTCGACTATGAAGGCGAGCTGGCCTTCGTCATCGGCCGCCGGGCCTACGGCTTGACCGAGGCCGATAAGGCCGAGGATTATATCTTCGGCTACACCTGCTGCAACGATGTGACCGCCCGCGACCTGCAGGACAAGGACAAGCAGTTCACCCGGGCCAAATCGTTCGACACGTTCGCCGCCCTCGGGCCCTGCCTGGTTACGGGGCTCGACCCCTCGGCCCTGGCCATCCAGACTTTTCTGAACGGCGATCTCCGCCAATCTTCGAATACGTCGAACCTGATTTTCCCGGTGCCGTTCCTGCTTTGGTTCATTTCCCAGGTCATGACCCTCCTGCCGGGGGATGTGGTTACGACCGGCACGCCCGCCGGGATCGGACCGATGCACCCGGGCGACCGGGTCGACATCCGGATCGAAGGCATCGGAACGCTTTCCAACCAGGTGCTGAAAATCACATCGTCCGCATGA
- the hslV gene encoding ATP-dependent protease subunit HslV encodes MIRSTTILCVRHEGKVAIAGDGQVTLDKIVLKHSARKLRRLYGEKVLAGFAGATSDAFALFTRFEAKLEEYKGNLSRAAIELAKDWRMDKALRQLQALMIVADAADSFLISGTGDVVQPDDGILAIGSGGPFALAAARALVKHAHLTAAEIAREALAIASEICIYTNDRITVEEL; translated from the coding sequence ATGATCCGCTCCACCACCATCCTCTGCGTCCGCCACGAAGGCAAGGTCGCCATCGCCGGCGACGGCCAGGTCACCCTGGACAAGATCGTGCTCAAGCACTCGGCCCGCAAGCTCCGCCGGCTCTACGGCGAAAAAGTCCTGGCCGGCTTCGCCGGCGCCACCTCGGACGCCTTCGCCCTGTTCACCCGGTTCGAGGCCAAGCTTGAGGAATACAAGGGCAATCTCTCCCGGGCGGCCATCGAGCTGGCCAAAGACTGGCGGATGGACAAGGCCTTGCGCCAATTGCAGGCCTTGATGATCGTGGCCGACGCCGCGGATTCGTTTCTTATTTCGGGCACCGGCGACGTAGTCCAGCCCGACGACGGGATCCTGGCCATCGGCTCCGGCGGGCCCTTCGCCCTGGCCGCGGCCCGGGCCCTCGTCAAGCACGCCCATCTGACCGCGGCCGAGATCGCCCGCGAAGCCCTGGCCATCGCCTCGGAGATCTGCATCTACACCAACGACCGGATCACGGTCGAGGAGCTGTAA
- a CDS encoding fibronectin type III domain-containing protein produces MMRGPRPIPAVLAAVLLLLAGGCGKKGNLRPPLRLVPQAAEGLRASQRGARIVLAWTNPESYNDGSPLGPVGSVEIWEGAAAGDFPDAARLVKSLAAADLEPLRATPDPSSRAYAISFLPSGESPAAGRPRLFALRVVDARRKRASAFTPPIGVNYVPVPLPPADVRAEVREDRIVLRWTPPTANADTSTPPALGGYNVYRAEGGAPLRRLTERPLTEPPFADADFQFGRAYRYVVRAVAAADAAAESEDSALLNLTPRDVFAPALPSGLTATAGGSVITLLWDPGREADLAGYKVWRRDAGGGGWTLLTEAPVAGNAYTDVSAAKGIRYEYAVAAIDASGNESARCAPVAEILKEGRA; encoded by the coding sequence ATGATGAGAGGCCCGCGTCCCATCCCCGCCGTGCTGGCCGCCGTCCTCCTTTTGCTCGCCGGCGGGTGCGGCAAGAAGGGGAATCTGCGGCCTCCTTTGCGCCTCGTGCCGCAAGCGGCGGAAGGCCTGCGGGCTTCGCAGCGGGGGGCCCGGATCGTCCTGGCCTGGACCAACCCCGAATCCTACAACGACGGCTCGCCCCTGGGCCCCGTCGGATCCGTCGAGATCTGGGAAGGCGCCGCGGCGGGCGATTTCCCGGACGCCGCCCGTCTGGTCAAATCCCTCGCTGCCGCCGACCTCGAACCGCTGCGGGCAACACCCGATCCGTCGTCGCGCGCCTACGCGATCTCGTTTCTTCCCTCCGGCGAGTCTCCTGCCGCCGGCCGGCCGAGGCTGTTCGCCTTGCGGGTCGTCGACGCTCGGCGGAAACGGGCCTCCGCGTTCACTCCGCCTATCGGCGTGAATTATGTTCCCGTCCCCCTGCCTCCGGCCGACGTGCGGGCGGAAGTGAGGGAGGACCGGATCGTCCTGCGCTGGACGCCGCCGACGGCCAATGCCGACACCTCCACGCCGCCGGCGTTGGGGGGGTACAACGTCTATCGCGCGGAAGGCGGGGCGCCCTTGCGTCGGCTGACCGAACGCCCCTTGACCGAGCCCCCGTTCGCCGACGCGGATTTCCAGTTCGGCCGCGCCTATCGCTATGTCGTCCGCGCCGTCGCGGCCGCCGACGCCGCGGCCGAGAGCGAGGACTCGGCGCTTCTCAACCTGACGCCGCGCGACGTCTTCGCCCCGGCTTTGCCGTCGGGGCTGACGGCGACGGCGGGGGGCTCCGTGATCACCCTGCTTTGGGACCCGGGGCGGGAGGCCGACCTGGCCGGCTATAAAGTCTGGCGTCGGGACGCCGGCGGCGGCGGATGGACGCTGTTGACGGAGGCGCCCGTCGCCGGAAATGCCTATACCGACGTCTCGGCCGCGAAGGGGATCCGATACGAGTATGCGGTTGCCGCCATCGACGCCTCCGGCAACGAGAGCGCCCGCTGTGCTCCGGTTGCCGAGATCCTCAAGGAGGGGCGGGCATGA